Proteins encoded together in one Ignavibacteria bacterium window:
- a CDS encoding carbohydrate kinase family protein: MIYLVIGEPCVDLIHKDDGSIEHSYGGVLYSIISLAVLSSAGDVIRPLMNLGEDEYENITSILKNYPKIQLDGINKVSHPTKKVHLFLSNYGSGKKAKIEHSDADTYTLGFERIQPFLDSADAMLINMVSGVDISLDTLKKIRSEFKGFMHIDVHNLVMRTNELGFREHTNLPDWREWCTNSDTVQMNEFEVSIISREKRNDYEIAEEILINLKKEMKGVVVTRGKLGVSGFTKKEKSFGGEKYFDLDKHDVPAVENPKFVDTTGCGDVFGASFAADYSRLKDFKKALHFATRVASYKTALSGIHELHKLK; the protein is encoded by the coding sequence ATGATTTATTTAGTAATCGGCGAACCGTGTGTTGACCTTATCCATAAGGATGATGGCAGTATCGAGCACAGCTACGGCGGTGTTCTTTATTCGATAATATCTCTTGCAGTACTTAGCTCGGCAGGAGATGTAATACGTCCGCTCATGAACCTCGGAGAAGATGAGTATGAAAACATTACATCCATACTAAAAAACTACCCAAAGATTCAGCTTGACGGAATAAATAAGGTATCACACCCCACAAAGAAGGTTCATCTCTTTCTTTCCAACTACGGCTCTGGCAAGAAAGCAAAAATTGAACATTCTGATGCAGATACTTATACCCTCGGTTTCGAAAGAATTCAGCCTTTTCTCGATAGTGCGGATGCAATGCTTATCAACATGGTTTCTGGAGTCGATATTTCTCTTGATACGCTCAAAAAAATCCGCTCGGAGTTTAAAGGATTCATGCATATTGATGTACATAACCTCGTTATGCGCACAAATGAATTGGGTTTCAGAGAGCATACCAACCTCCCCGACTGGCGTGAATGGTGCACTAACTCTGATACCGTTCAGATGAATGAGTTTGAAGTCAGCATAATTTCGCGCGAAAAACGAAACGACTACGAAATTGCAGAAGAAATACTTATTAACCTGAAAAAGGAAATGAAAGGAGTAGTTGTCACAAGAGGAAAGCTCGGCGTCAGCGGATTTACTAAAAAGGAAAAATCGTTCGGAGGTGAAAAGTATTTTGACCTCGACAAGCATGACGTACCTGCTGTTGAAAACCCTAAATTTGTCGATACCACAGGCTGCGGGGATGTCTTCGGAGCATCATTCGCTGCGGATTATTCGCGTTTAAAGGATTTCAAAAAAGCTCTGCACTTTGCAACCCGTGTTGCTTCTTATAAAACAGCCCTCTCAGGAATACATGAACTTCATAAGCTCAAATAA
- the rfbD gene encoding dTDP-4-dehydrorhamnose reductase, translating to MKKGKILVTGANGLLGQAVSAVFKRESDLELCLTSIEEKSYTGRDDTYRSLDICAKEDVKAVVADFKPDVILNCAAFTDVDKCETEREACWKLNVDAVKNLIIAARPHGIKLVHISTDYIFDGKAGPYLEDSSPNPISFYGKSKHAAENAIVASGIKHAIARTMVLFGVGKNVKPNFAVWLVNKLAAKEKINIVDDQIGNSTIVDNLAYGLLKIIEQEKTGVWNIAGKDIESRYDFTIKLCNIFGFDKSLITKIKTASLNQPAPRPLNSGLITLKAETELLFKPMNTVESLELFKHNLRN from the coding sequence ATGAAAAAGGGCAAGATACTTGTAACGGGTGCAAACGGTTTGCTGGGACAGGCTGTATCAGCTGTTTTTAAAAGAGAGTCGGATTTAGAACTCTGCCTTACATCCATAGAAGAGAAATCTTACACAGGCAGAGATGACACTTACCGCTCGCTCGATATTTGCGCAAAAGAAGACGTTAAAGCCGTTGTCGCTGATTTCAAGCCCGATGTAATTCTAAACTGTGCGGCTTTTACGGACGTTGATAAATGCGAGACGGAAAGAGAGGCATGCTGGAAATTAAACGTTGATGCTGTTAAAAATCTAATAATCGCCGCGAGACCTCATGGCATTAAGCTTGTACATATTTCTACAGATTATATCTTCGACGGAAAAGCGGGTCCATATTTAGAAGATTCTTCACCGAACCCGATTTCATTCTACGGTAAATCAAAGCATGCTGCCGAAAACGCTATCGTTGCAAGCGGAATAAAACACGCCATTGCAAGAACGATGGTACTTTTCGGTGTTGGTAAAAATGTCAAACCTAACTTTGCAGTGTGGCTCGTGAATAAACTTGCAGCAAAGGAAAAGATTAATATAGTTGATGACCAGATAGGTAACTCAACAATCGTGGATAATCTTGCATACGGACTGCTTAAAATCATCGAACAGGAAAAAACGGGCGTTTGGAATATCGCGGGGAAAGACATTGAATCGCGATATGATTTTACGATTAAACTTTGTAATATCTTCGGTTTTGATAAATCACTCATAACTAAAATCAAGACGGCATCACTGAACCAGCCTGCTCCGCGTCCGCTGAACTCAGGACTTATAACATTAAAGGCGGAGACAGAACTTCTATTCAAACCGATGAACACAGTTGAATCGCTCGAACTTTTCAAACACAACTTAAGAAATTAA
- the serS gene encoding serine--tRNA ligase has product MLDIKLIRETPELVKEKLSLRNEDPSVIDKVQSADSKRLEVTKKSDALKELRNKVSDEIGVMKKSKADASEKIAEMKKVSDEIKNLDAELRAIEEEVEELLYYIPALPAEGIPLGKSADENVEVRVSGEKRSFSFKVKDHIELTKKLDILDFERGAKITGSGFPLYKGKGATLERALINFMLDTHISKGYREVMTPVLVNRASMAAAEKVPKFEEDMYHINEDDLFAIPTAEVPIINIHRDEILKEEELPLKYCGYTTCFRREAGSYGKDTKGFLRVHQFNKVELINFCTPESSYTEMEKMLGDACAILDALKVHYRIIELCTGDIGFSASKCYDIEVWSYAENKWLEASSVSNCTDFQSRRAKIRYKTLPKEGSKPKTELVHILNGSGLATSRLMVAMLEANQTEEGFITVPETLRMYTGFDVIK; this is encoded by the coding sequence ATGCTTGATATAAAATTAATAAGAGAAACACCTGAACTTGTAAAAGAAAAGCTTTCTCTCAGGAATGAAGACCCTTCTGTAATAGATAAAGTACAATCCGCAGATTCAAAGCGCCTCGAAGTTACAAAAAAGTCTGATGCACTCAAAGAACTTCGCAATAAAGTATCCGATGAAATCGGCGTCATGAAAAAGTCGAAAGCGGATGCATCGGAAAAGATTGCAGAGATGAAGAAGGTTTCAGATGAAATCAAGAACCTTGATGCAGAGCTGCGAGCTATTGAAGAAGAAGTAGAAGAACTGCTTTATTATATTCCCGCACTTCCGGCCGAGGGGATTCCTTTAGGCAAGAGTGCTGACGAGAACGTGGAAGTTCGTGTCTCAGGAGAGAAGAGAAGTTTCTCTTTTAAAGTGAAAGACCACATAGAGCTTACTAAAAAACTCGATATACTCGATTTCGAACGCGGTGCAAAAATCACGGGCAGCGGATTCCCATTGTATAAAGGCAAAGGGGCGACGCTCGAACGTGCGCTTATTAATTTTATGCTTGATACTCACATATCAAAAGGATACAGGGAGGTTATGACGCCCGTGCTTGTTAACCGTGCGTCAATGGCGGCTGCGGAGAAAGTGCCGAAATTTGAAGAAGATATGTACCACATAAATGAAGATGATTTGTTTGCAATCCCTACTGCTGAAGTACCGATTATAAACATACACCGGGATGAAATTCTTAAAGAAGAAGAACTGCCGCTGAAGTACTGCGGATATACTACATGCTTCCGTCGTGAAGCAGGAAGTTACGGCAAGGATACAAAAGGGTTCCTGCGGGTTCATCAGTTCAACAAAGTAGAGTTGATAAATTTCTGCACACCCGAAAGCTCTTATACTGAAATGGAAAAAATGCTCGGAGATGCATGCGCCATACTCGACGCCTTAAAGGTTCATTACCGCATTATCGAGCTATGCACGGGTGATATTGGTTTCTCGGCGTCCAAGTGTTACGACATAGAGGTATGGTCTTACGCAGAGAACAAATGGCTTGAAGCATCATCTGTCAGCAACTGCACCGACTTCCAGTCGCGCCGCGCAAAGATACGTTACAAAACATTGCCAAAAGAAGGCAGTAAACCAAAGACAGAGCTTGTGCACATACTAAACGGCTCAGGTCTTGCAACTTCGCGTCTGATGGTTGCGATGCTCGAAGCAAACCAGACAGAAGAAGGTTTTATCACCGTACCCGAAACACTTAGGATGTACACGGGGTTTGATGTGATAAAATAA
- a CDS encoding LamG-like jellyroll fold domain-containing protein — MKKIYLLISICTILWCLSNTLFAQPYAANLSSSNSLYTVFNSPENSSSGKITLDSYVEIGTGTSISIEPFFADYADHRTQFFYLASEMVPLSAGPITKIAFNFESGGSNMNNFNISMSQTSNTNLSGGFVTSGLTNVYSNANFAYLGNGWQTITLQTPFNWDGTSNLVIQIYLDNPDNSYGSSHYVYGTSKTARITEASTDVSGAAGCSLTGPYIINYHPNIRIYGTISLPPAPTLLSPLNNSTNQATRITVDWDGSNTISYQLQVATDVDFTNIIFDEATITPTSKRIGPLNTSTQYFWRVNATNSEGTSDWSSVRKFTTSSSAFETDYSLSFNGTNAYVDCQNIDRFNLTNAVTVEAWIKFASTSSSMFVAGKVNHQGNRWGYGLFANANSVHGNQPGKVSFGIGRSWNSMHSVVSTSTLIIDQWYHVAGTFDGQYIKIYINGGLDNTNNIGSPYTIITPTDVSFTIGNVMAGYWFNGLIDEVSVWNIARTAVDISSTYNSSLAGNEPGLIAYYKMNDGVGTNLTDEQTNFTRASGADGTVYNATWSSTDYPLPAELTSFTANVKQRNVMLNWGTASETNNSGFGVQRLDAEGSWNEVAFVKGHGTTSTPVNYSYEDKNLTTGTYSYRLKQVDYNGNYEYFNLNSNVEIGTPQKYSISQNYPNPFNPATKIYFDIPKVSSVKISVYDVSGREVKVLVNEKYQPGNYETVFDGSMFSSGVYFYKIQAGDFTETKKMILMK; from the coding sequence ATGAAGAAAATTTATTTACTCATTTCGATCTGCACAATATTATGGTGCTTAAGTAATACACTTTTTGCCCAGCCGTACGCGGCTAATCTTAGTAGTAGTAACAGTTTGTACACTGTTTTTAACTCTCCGGAAAATTCATCTTCCGGCAAAATTACATTGGATAGCTATGTAGAGATTGGTACTGGAACCTCTATAAGTATTGAGCCGTTTTTTGCTGACTATGCGGATCATAGAACACAATTTTTCTATCTGGCATCAGAGATGGTCCCATTAAGTGCCGGACCAATCACTAAGATTGCATTTAATTTTGAATCAGGCGGATCCAATATGAATAATTTTAATATTAGTATGTCACAGACAAGTAACACAAATCTTTCGGGCGGCTTTGTTACATCGGGACTCACTAATGTTTATTCTAATGCGAATTTCGCTTACCTGGGAAATGGATGGCAAACTATCACACTGCAGACGCCATTCAACTGGGATGGAACATCGAATCTTGTCATTCAAATCTACCTCGATAATCCGGATAATAGTTACGGTTCTAGTCACTATGTTTACGGAACATCTAAAACTGCTAGGATAACCGAAGCAAGTACGGATGTATCTGGAGCAGCAGGTTGTTCATTAACTGGTCCATATATAATAAATTATCATCCAAATATCAGGATTTACGGAACGATTTCTCTTCCCCCAGCCCCGACACTTTTGTCACCATTAAATAATTCAACAAACCAAGCTACCAGAATTACAGTGGACTGGGATGGTTCGAATACTATAAGTTATCAACTTCAGGTTGCAACCGATGTTGATTTCACAAATATAATATTTGATGAAGCGACTATTACACCTACAAGCAAGAGGATTGGTCCCTTAAATACAAGCACTCAGTATTTCTGGCGTGTGAACGCAACCAATTCAGAGGGAACTTCCGATTGGTCGTCTGTCCGGAAATTCACCACTTCATCTTCGGCATTCGAAACTGATTACTCTCTCTCATTTAATGGTACTAATGCGTATGTCGATTGTCAAAATATTGATCGCTTTAATCTTACTAATGCAGTAACTGTGGAAGCATGGATTAAATTTGCTTCGACATCGTCATCAATGTTTGTTGCCGGGAAGGTGAATCATCAAGGTAATAGATGGGGCTATGGTTTATTTGCCAATGCAAATAGTGTTCACGGGAATCAACCGGGAAAGGTCTCATTTGGAATCGGGCGAAGTTGGAACAGCATGCATAGTGTAGTATCTACATCAACTTTAATCATAGATCAATGGTATCACGTCGCCGGAACATTTGATGGGCAATATATTAAAATATATATAAATGGAGGTTTAGATAATACTAATAATATAGGGAGTCCCTATACCATTATTACACCGACAGATGTCTCATTTACTATAGGTAATGTTATGGCAGGCTATTGGTTTAACGGTTTGATAGATGAAGTTAGCGTTTGGAATATTGCCAGAACAGCAGTGGATATTTCTTCAACATACAATTCAAGTTTAGCCGGTAATGAACCGGGTTTGATTGCCTACTATAAAATGAACGATGGTGTAGGTACAAATTTAACGGATGAACAAACCAACTTTACTCGTGCTTCCGGTGCGGACGGCACGGTTTACAATGCCACCTGGTCATCAACTGATTATCCTCTTCCTGCTGAACTCACATCATTTACAGCAAACGTAAAACAAAGAAACGTTATGCTCAACTGGGGTACTGCTTCCGAAACAAATAATTCAGGATTCGGAGTTCAGCGCCTTGATGCCGAAGGCAGCTGGAATGAAGTAGCATTCGTCAAAGGACACGGCACTACATCAACCCCTGTCAATTATTCATACGAAGACAAGAACCTGACGACAGGAACATACTCATACCGCTTAAAGCAGGTTGACTATAACGGCAACTATGAATACTTCAACCTGAACTCAAACGTTGAAATCGGTACCCCGCAAAAATATTCAATATCACAAAACTACCCGAACCCGTTCAACCCGGCAACTAAAATATATTTTGACATACCGAAAGTATCATCTGTAAAAATTTCCGTGTATGACGTATCGGGACGTGAAGTGAAAGTGCTTGTGAATGAGAAGTACCAGCCCGGCAATTACGAAACTGTGTTTGACGGCAGCATGTTTTCAAGCGGAGTCTATTTCTATAAAATTCAGGCAGGAGATTTTACAGAAACAAAGAAAATGATTTTAATGAAATAA
- a CDS encoding site-specific DNA-methyltransferase encodes MTGESLNITKDQIDKLKSVFPEVVTEGKVDWEKLQATLGKENVEFNNERYVLNWAGKSEAFKVLQQSTTATLKPVPDESINFETTENVFIEGENLEVLKVLQKAYYGKVKCIIIDPPYNTGSDSFIYPDSFKESREEYQKRIGEKDEDGYLMKEGFFRKNSKDSGHYHSNWLSMMYPRLFLAKNLLRDDGVIFVHIDDNEVHNLRLIMNEIFGEENFIAEFIWHSRQNVDSRALTGASIDHEYVLCFEKNNGNRIRGKEIDKTKYSNPDSDIRGPWMSSPMDGIATKDKRPNLHYIIVNPISKLEYEPSPENGWRFQRSKVEELINEDRIIWPKNPLSKPRFKRYLNELNNDFTGFSSLLDVDFTSQGTKELRELMEMETLKFPKPTSIVKTLINQAANNDDIILDFFAGSATTAQAVLELNKEEGGNRKFILVQLPELCNEESDAYKAGYKTISDIGKERIRRVIQKIEKEDRPELFEKGKRDLGFKVFKLSSSNFKIWRGNEITEDNLETQLDAFANPVKEGSETESMLYELLLKSGYLLTDKVQKISSNGKNPQTEYYSINVGELIIALDKITQKLIDKIISAKPKKVITLDKLFTGNDQLKTNTVLQMKDVEIDFKTI; translated from the coding sequence ATGACAGGAGAATCTTTAAATATTACGAAAGACCAGATAGATAAACTAAAATCAGTTTTTCCCGAAGTGGTTACGGAGGGAAAAGTTGACTGGGAAAAACTTCAGGCAACGCTTGGGAAGGAAAACGTAGAGTTTAACAATGAAAGATATGTCTTGAACTGGGCAGGAAAGAGTGAAGCATTTAAAGTTCTACAACAATCCACAACTGCAACACTGAAGCCCGTTCCCGATGAATCAATTAACTTTGAAACAACTGAAAATGTTTTTATTGAAGGTGAAAACCTTGAAGTTCTGAAAGTTTTGCAAAAGGCATACTACGGAAAGGTAAAATGCATAATAATTGACCCACCTTATAACACAGGAAGTGACAGTTTTATCTATCCCGATAGTTTCAAAGAGAGCAGAGAAGAGTATCAAAAACGAATCGGAGAAAAAGATGAGGACGGCTATCTGATGAAAGAAGGTTTTTTTCGCAAAAACAGCAAGGATAGCGGACATTACCACAGCAACTGGCTAAGTATGATGTATCCCCGTCTATTCCTAGCAAAAAATTTATTGCGGGACGACGGAGTTATCTTTGTCCACATTGATGACAATGAAGTTCACAATCTTCGTTTGATTATGAATGAGATATTTGGGGAAGAGAATTTTATTGCGGAATTTATTTGGCACAGCAGACAAAATGTTGATAGTCGAGCTTTGACCGGGGCTTCAATTGATCACGAATATGTTTTATGTTTTGAAAAAAATAACGGCAATAGAATTAGAGGAAAAGAAATTGATAAAACAAAATATAGCAATCCAGACAGTGATATAAGAGGTCCTTGGATGAGTTCTCCTATGGACGGTATTGCAACTAAAGACAAAAGACCTAATTTACACTATATTATCGTCAATCCTATTTCTAAGCTTGAATATGAACCTTCACCTGAGAATGGATGGCGTTTTCAAAGATCAAAAGTTGAAGAACTTATAAATGAAGATAGAATAATATGGCCTAAAAATCCCTTATCTAAGCCTAGATTTAAGAGATATCTTAACGAGCTAAATAATGACTTTACTGGATTCTCTAGTCTATTAGATGTTGATTTTACATCACAGGGGACAAAAGAATTAAGGGAGCTAATGGAAATGGAAACATTAAAATTTCCTAAACCAACATCAATTGTCAAAACACTAATAAATCAGGCTGCTAATAATGATGATATTATTTTGGACTTCTTCGCAGGTTCAGCAACAACAGCCCAAGCAGTATTAGAACTCAACAAAGAAGAAGGCGGAAACAGAAAATTTATTCTTGTTCAACTTCCTGAACTATGCAACGAAGAAAGCGATGCATACAAAGCAGGTTACAAAACAATTTCTGATATTGGAAAAGAGCGCATCCGCAGAGTGATTCAAAAAATTGAAAAAGAAGACAGGCCCGAACTATTTGAAAAAGGAAAACGCGATTTAGGATTCAAAGTATTCAAACTTTCTTCGTCCAACTTCAAGATATGGAGAGGCAATGAAATCACTGAAGATAATTTAGAAACACAACTTGATGCATTTGCAAATCCTGTAAAAGAAGGAAGCGAAACCGAAAGCATGCTTTACGAACTATTGCTCAAATCCGGTTATTTGCTAACGGACAAAGTTCAGAAAATATCATCAAACGGTAAAAATCCGCAAACGGAATACTACTCAATAAACGTCGGCGAACTTATAATAGCATTAGACAAAATAACTCAAAAACTAATAGACAAAATAATCTCAGCAAAACCGAAAAAAGTGATAACACTCGACAAATTATTCACAGGCAACGACCAGCTAAAAACAAACACCGTCCTTCAAATGAAGGACGTAGAAATCGATTTTAAAACTATTTAG
- a CDS encoding SIR2 family protein — MDKINLVSEIRELKNQLSYSKNIGFFFGAGTSCALGIPNVEQLTIEIEAALIDDFKTHFGLIKTDLIPAKAPRIVNIEDILNHIRRIRELTGEAAVKSYAGVSGEAAKKLDKEICTKIYSLILKKEKVADLDTTKKFFAWLSILKGEFSKEVFTTNYDLIIEKSMESSQIPYFDGFVGAYEPFFWQESIDKLVGNNDLTKNWIRLWKIHGSLSWFWKEDAKAKSPKIIRIGKVENIEDEKGELVIYPSKEKYDSSKKQPFVAYFDRLKNYLLNGELLFIFTGYSFSDQHINEIIFNCLRQNNRLSALVFFFKDEEVENLHNLTSSYMNLNVFGPKKAIINGNLSEWEFSELSDFKKDKKQFDHFWNEVDSKLILGDFKALVNFFITNSGKKGAIESIVK, encoded by the coding sequence ATGGATAAAATTAATTTAGTAAGTGAAATACGAGAACTTAAAAATCAACTATCATATTCAAAGAATATCGGTTTCTTTTTTGGAGCAGGAACATCATGTGCATTAGGTATTCCAAATGTTGAGCAACTCACAATCGAAATTGAAGCAGCATTAATAGACGATTTTAAAACTCATTTTGGACTTATAAAAACTGATTTGATACCAGCAAAAGCCCCAAGAATTGTAAACATTGAAGACATTCTAAATCATATCAGACGAATAAGAGAATTAACAGGAGAAGCAGCAGTAAAAAGTTATGCTGGAGTTAGCGGCGAGGCAGCAAAAAAACTTGACAAAGAAATTTGCACTAAAATATATAGCCTTATTTTGAAAAAAGAGAAAGTTGCCGACCTTGATACAACAAAGAAATTTTTTGCATGGCTTAGTATTCTAAAGGGAGAATTTTCAAAAGAAGTGTTTACAACTAACTACGATTTAATAATTGAGAAATCTATGGAGTCTAGCCAAATTCCTTACTTTGACGGTTTCGTTGGTGCTTATGAACCTTTCTTTTGGCAAGAGAGCATTGACAAGCTTGTTGGCAATAACGACCTAACAAAAAACTGGATTCGTCTTTGGAAAATTCACGGGTCTTTAAGTTGGTTTTGGAAGGAAGATGCAAAAGCAAAATCACCTAAAATTATTCGCATTGGAAAGGTTGAAAACATAGAAGATGAAAAAGGCGAATTGGTAATTTATCCATCAAAGGAAAAATATGATTCATCAAAAAAACAACCTTTCGTTGCTTACTTTGACAGATTAAAAAACTATCTCTTAAATGGGGAACTACTTTTCATTTTTACAGGATATTCTTTTTCCGACCAACATATCAACGAAATTATCTTTAATTGCTTACGGCAAAATAACAGGTTATCAGCTTTAGTATTTTTCTTTAAAGACGAAGAGGTTGAGAACTTACATAACCTGACATCTTCTTATATGAATTTAAATGTATTCGGTCCGAAGAAAGCAATCATTAACGGCAACTTAAGTGAATGGGAGTTTTCTGAATTATCGGATTTCAAAAAGGACAAAAAGCAGTTTGATCATTTCTGGAATGAAGTTGACAGTAAACTGATTTTAGGAGATTTCAAAGCACTTGTGAATTTTTTCATTACCAATTCTGGAAAAAAAGGAGCAATTGAATCAATTGTAAAATGA
- a CDS encoding helicase HerA-like domain-containing protein: MKTDITYLGKIIRVDSGTVEVEVSNDIPSAAPIINGRLFKIGQIGTFVKMPIGNITIFGIVSSVSNTPSKADESLVKYDYGSRFLSVQLVGEKVGDDDFEKGIGTYPTINDEVHLVIEKDLFDIYGKKDEGSIEIGKHSSSENLSVYTDIHKLVLRHCAILGSTGSGKSNTTVSILKAILKDYIGSRIILVDPHGEYASAFPDAKIFKINDTTNPLFIPFWLMNFDELAYFLVGAKPSDDQKVEYRKLRELISDFKKENNVLESGTINKNYITADSPIPFSARKLWWEMNWWLNASFPTTKKDEQTKDNAIIEDEGNCEQLIGAKFTSHLTTSNNKPPHVSQHKEYYSYEKKILARLKDSRFDFLFNPDDFKGIVGTKDLHNLLNEWIGSNSKLAILDLSGVPFEVLDITIGLITRFVYDSMFWGRNESYTGKQRPLLIAYEEAHTYLNKNENNIYSKQSVEQIFKEGRKFGLGALIISQRPSEISETILAQVGTYIALRLTNSNDQSIVKSSAPDNLNSLIDLLPALRTGEAIVIGESIKIPSRVRIKLNNPRPTSDDPNLVEAWKKAHPVDKDNYKAVVIKIRQQKL, from the coding sequence ATGAAAACAGATATAACATATTTAGGAAAAATCATTCGTGTTGATTCAGGCACGGTTGAAGTTGAAGTTTCAAACGATATCCCTTCTGCTGCACCAATAATCAATGGACGATTATTCAAGATTGGACAGATTGGAACATTCGTAAAAATGCCTATCGGTAATATTACAATCTTTGGAATTGTATCTTCGGTAAGTAATACACCTAGCAAAGCAGACGAATCTCTCGTAAAATATGATTATGGTTCACGATTTTTGTCCGTTCAACTTGTTGGTGAGAAAGTTGGCGATGATGATTTTGAAAAAGGAATAGGAACCTATCCGACCATCAACGATGAAGTTCATTTGGTAATAGAGAAAGACCTATTTGACATTTATGGAAAGAAAGATGAAGGTTCTATAGAAATTGGAAAACATTCATCGTCAGAAAATCTTTCGGTTTATACCGACATACATAAGTTAGTTTTACGCCATTGTGCTATTCTTGGCTCAACTGGTAGTGGCAAATCTAATACAACAGTAAGCATTCTTAAGGCAATATTAAAAGACTATATTGGCTCGAGAATAATTTTAGTTGATCCACATGGAGAATACGCATCGGCCTTTCCTGATGCAAAGATATTTAAAATAAATGATACCACAAATCCTTTATTCATTCCTTTTTGGTTGATGAATTTTGATGAGTTAGCTTACTTTCTTGTTGGTGCAAAACCTTCGGACGACCAAAAAGTTGAATACAGAAAATTAAGGGAATTGATTTCTGATTTTAAGAAAGAAAATAATGTATTAGAATCAGGAACAATAAATAAAAATTATATTACAGCAGATTCACCGATACCTTTTAGTGCAAGAAAATTGTGGTGGGAAATGAACTGGTGGTTGAATGCTAGCTTTCCAACTACTAAAAAGGATGAACAGACAAAAGATAATGCTATTATTGAAGACGAAGGAAATTGTGAACAATTAATAGGAGCTAAATTTACTTCACATTTGACTACTTCTAATAACAAGCCGCCACATGTTTCGCAACATAAAGAATATTATTCATACGAAAAGAAAATTCTAGCAAGGCTTAAGGATAGTCGTTTTGATTTCCTTTTTAATCCTGATGATTTTAAAGGAATAGTTGGAACAAAGGATTTACATAATCTTCTTAATGAGTGGATAGGCAGCAATAGTAAACTTGCGATCCTTGATTTAAGTGGTGTTCCTTTCGAAGTCTTAGATATTACTATTGGGTTAATAACGCGTTTCGTTTATGATAGCATGTTTTGGGGTAGAAATGAAAGTTATACGGGGAAGCAACGACCTCTTCTAATCGCTTATGAAGAAGCTCATACATATCTGAATAAAAACGAAAATAATATTTATTCAAAACAGTCAGTTGAGCAAATATTTAAAGAAGGAAGAAAATTCGGTTTAGGAGCATTAATCATATCGCAAAGGCCGTCAGAAATATCTGAAACAATCTTAGCACAAGTTGGTACTTATATAGCATTGAGACTAACAAATTCAAACGACCAATCAATAGTAAAATCTTCAGCACCAGATAACTTAAATAGTTTAATTGATTTACTTCCTGCTTTGAGGACAGGGGAAGCAATAGTTATTGGCGAATCAATAAAAATACCATCAAGGGTTAGAATTAAGTTAAATAATCCTCGACCAACAAGTGATGACCCTAATTTGGTTGAAGCATGGAAAAAAGCACATCCAGTTGATAAGGATAATTACAAAGCGGTAGTGATAAAAATTAGACAACAAAAATTATAA
- a CDS encoding KTSC domain-containing protein, whose translation MERQFVESTLATSVGYEPDTSTLEIEFKSTGAVWQYYDVPESVFNELMNGSIGKYFLAHIKGQYTESQVG comes from the coding sequence ATGGAAAGACAATTTGTAGAGTCAACTTTAGCAACGAGTGTAGGTTATGAACCTGATACCTCAACACTTGAAATTGAATTCAAATCTACAGGGGCTGTTTGGCAATATTATGATGTTCCTGAAAGTGTTTTCAATGAATTGATGAATGGTTCAATTGGTAAATACTTTCTTGCGCATATTAAGGGACAATATACCGAATCGCAAGTAGGTTAA